One Coprobacter tertius DNA window includes the following coding sequences:
- a CDS encoding S4 domain-containing protein translates to MGKQIKDKDTVRINKYIADTGFCSRREADQLIIDERVTINGILANPGDRVKMTDKVKIDGEILKLRVVLPVKEEKKPAKKDFVPKSQREKIDYRARERKNGTRGGERNKRAKVITSTLGDKPSSPIAGTSKGKDKKGLSDRKK, encoded by the coding sequence ATGGGAAAACAGATAAAAGACAAAGATACCGTTCGTATAAATAAATATATTGCGGATACAGGTTTTTGTTCACGTCGGGAAGCCGATCAGTTGATTATCGATGAACGGGTTACAATCAATGGGATTCTGGCTAATCCGGGTGACCGGGTGAAGATGACAGATAAAGTAAAAATTGATGGTGAGATACTTAAATTACGGGTTGTATTGCCTGTAAAAGAGGAGAAAAAGCCTGCAAAGAAAGATTTTGTACCAAAATCTCAACGTGAAAAAATCGATTATAGGGCACGAGAACGGAAAAACGGAACCCGCGGAGGAGAACGTAATAAACGGGCAAAGGTGATAACTTCTACTCTCGGAGATAAACCCTCCTCGCCGATTGCCGGTACAAGTAAGGGAAAAGATAAAAAAGGATTATCAGACCGAAAAAAATAA